A segment of the Chitinophagales bacterium genome:
GTCATTATTGCTGTTTAAGTGGATTTTTTTCAGCTTCTCAGTTATTTCCCTGTCAATATTTCAGAGCATTGTATTGATTTTCTAGAACCTGACAGTAGCGGTATATAATTCCTTAATTTCGCAGTACAAAAAATACTCTATTGATGCGTCAACTTATTGTATATTTCTGCTTGTGTTTTGTTTTCTTTTCCTGCGGAAAAAAAGAGAAAGAAATCAGTGAATTTGATATGTCTTTTGACAGTGGCATTAAAGTGCCTGCCGGTTCTTCTGTAGATGTTCCACTCAATCGCTATACTTCAGATATCAGTACCAATGCAGAGCAGGAATTTAAAGATCAGGATACACGGGCAGAACTGATTGAGTACATAAATATTGATGCCTTTAGCCTGGGCATTTTAAGCCCAAACAATCAGAGTTTTGGTTTTGCTAAATCTATTAAAGTGTATATTGATGCCGAAGGACTGGACGAAACACTTATTGCTTCTATTAGCGATATTTCGGAGGAAGTGGGCAGAAGTATCGAGCTGGAAATGCAAAGCAGCAAAAATTACAAAGCATACCTGAGCAATGAAACATTTGTTTACAGAGTGAATATTGTGAACAATACAACAGTAAGCCGGGATATTGAAATCAATATCAGCAGCAGTTTTAAAGTAAGAGGTGACATTTACAGGGAATAACCTGGGGTGAAAATTCATAGCCCTAAAAGGATGAAATATTCATAAGGATGTGTGTTAGCGCATCATCAGTGCAATTTGTCAAACCCTAAATACCAAGCACTAAACCCTAAACAAAATCAAAATCCTAAATCTCAAATGTTTAAAACATTGATAAATTAGATATTGGAGCTTGTTTAGGATTTAGATATTAGAGCTTAGGATTTCTTGAGAACTATTCATCTCCCAGATCGGGGAAGCCTTCATCAGAAGGTAGTGTGGGAATATTGTCATTCACCTTGTCTTCAATAGCAGATTTTTCCTGTTGCTTTTTCATATTGGAATCGGGAATGAAGAATCCTGAAGCCAGGCTTAATACAAGCAGCCCAATTACAAGCGACCAAGTTGATTTTTCGAGGAAATCCGAAGTTCTCTTTACCCCCATGATCTGACTGGTAGAACCGCCAAACCCAGCGCCCAATCCACCGCCTTTGGGGTTTTGGATCAGTACTACTGCAATGAGCAGCACGCAAATTATAATCATGATGACTGTGAGAAAAACGTACATTATAGTTTATTTTTTAGATTTTCAATTTTCCCTGCAAAGAAACTGCTTTTTTCAGGATATTTCAAACTTAAAAATTCGTAAGCCTCTATGGCTTTGGTGTATTTATTCTGATTTTCAAATATTATGGCCAAAGTTTCTGTAATATTACTTTGTTGTTCGTCTGAACTTTTTCGCGCCATTTCATCCACATCCTTCTCCAGCACTTCATTTTTTTGGTCTTCGGCTTTAGATTTTTTATCGGCAACATCCTTAAGCTCTGCAGCTGTTTTTATCAGTTCGGCTTCATAGGCATGTGCTTTG
Coding sequences within it:
- the secG gene encoding preprotein translocase subunit SecG → MYVFLTVIMIIICVLLIAVVLIQNPKGGGLGAGFGGSTSQIMGVKRTSDFLEKSTWSLVIGLLVLSLASGFFIPDSNMKKQQEKSAIEDKVNDNIPTLPSDEGFPDLGDE